Genomic segment of Primulina tabacum isolate GXHZ01 chromosome 11, ASM2559414v2, whole genome shotgun sequence:
ggcctcactgaaataactgaaatgctaaaaatcaaactgctgaactgaaataataaataattaacttcaaacaaatgcatttaaaataatcatgcaatgaagtcaattaaatttaaaaaatctagaattatgcatggcttatacgtctactgatttacgggttctacaagtaTGTTTTTTATTGAAGTAAATATCTCAATTAATTCAAATTCTTGGCTATTACAACTGGATGTGATTCTCATCTATGTactgatttgcaggtgatgacaAGAAGTAGAAGACTAGGGGATGATGAGACCTTCCTAAGGATGGGCAACAAAGCAATGATCGCTATGAAGCCCATATGTGACATTTACTTATTATTAAACAATAACTTTAAATTACTTTTAATAGATGTTTTATATATTCATGACTTggtcaaaaatatattttctatttctatgcttgataaatatagattttcttgtttatttgataaatgtATTTGCAATATTTACTAAAATGAACGTTTAATTAGAACAAGAAATTACAAAACGATCTATATAACTTAAAGATGAAAGATATTTCAACTAATGACGTTCAAGTGAatatgatttcaacaacaaacaaaagagaaaAAAGATAGTATATGTAAAGCACACTTGTGGTACGCTAGGTTATgacatatttttcaaataaGAATGCACAAGTTACTGGGAGAAGACATGCTTGCCAGTTAAACATGAAATCTTTTGAACATATGAGTCATGTCTGAAAAGAAAGATAACCAAAGCCACTTTTCTATGGAAAGTGGAGCGTTCACATGATATAAttgatttgatccatacagatATGTGTGTTCTGCTAAATGTTAGCACAAGATATGGGCAATATAACTTCATTATCGTTACTGATGACTTCTCGATGTATgagtatgtgtatttaatgaaatataaGTCTGAAgcttttgaaaagttcaaagaattcagcgCTAGAATAGAGAAACAATTAGGAAAGAATATGAAAACACGTTGATCTCATCGAGGTAGATAAAACTTCAGTAATAAATTTTTAGAATACCTTAAgaagaatgagattctctcacagcgGACCCCACCTGCCACACCCCAGTTGAGTGGTGTGTCAGAACGTGGTAATCGAACATTGATGGATATGGTTCAATCTACGatgagattcactgaattgccacCATCTTTTTGGAGATTTGCGCTTGAGACTGCGGAAATGTTTTTGAATCAAGTCCGTACAAAGACAGTAGATTAAACTTCATACGAGATATGGAAGTGAATGTCTCCCAAATGTTCTTTCTTAataatatggggatgtcctgcttatttGAAGCAGACTGTGGGAGATTTTGATAACCGAGCAAATTTGTGATACTTTTTAGGATATCCAAAAAATTTTGCTAGATATTATTTCTATgatcccaaagaaacaaatacGTTTGTTTCAAGTAATGTCACCTTCTTGGATAATAAGTTTCTATTAGATATAAAAGGTGGGATGATAGAACCCAAGTAGATACAAAAAACACATGCTCCTAAAATAGTAGAACTCACACCCCAATAGCTAGTTGAAGATATACAAGCTCCTTGGAGATCAAAAAGGGTCTCAATGCCACCCAAGAGGATGAGCATGCTTTTTGAATAGGGCCAAGAAGAACTCATTCCTAGATATGATCCAAAAACTTCAAAGAAGCATTATCAGATGTTGATTATCAAAACGCCTTGAAGCCATGTGGTCTAAGATGGACTCGATGTATTCAAACCAAATATGAtccttagtagatccacctaaaggaattgttcccatagaaAGCAAATAGATTTACAAATGGAAACTTGGGACAATTGGAAGTTAATTACTTTCAAAACTATATTGGtacaaaaggatatactcaaaggcaaggtattgactataagaaaatattttttttcccactcacaatgttcaagtctattaggatactgctagccataacagcatgatatgactatgaaatatggtaGATTGATGTAAAAAAATACATTCCATAATCTTGACATTAAGGAAGATATTTTTATATCTCAACCTGAAGGAATCACATCAGTAGGAAATAAGCAAAAAGTTTGCAAACTTCAGATATCCATCTATGGACTCAAAAAGgtaaatatcaatcaaatcccGGTCCATTGCATTGGAAATCCTTGAAGAATACtattaagtacttaagaagaaCTAAAATTTTGTTCATGGTTTATGGGAATGGAGAATTAGAATTGGTTCCTAATCGATTCAGcagcctaaaataaggataaaagtcgctcgagtttgagattagcgtctgtgatgtaaacgtcatgtttcattggtaaggaaATGAGGATTTTCATTCATACAGatgagtgatcatttgatgatacACTAAACAACCCTACATTGGACTTTCCAATTGTTTATCaaatcgagtggaatagtctgcGGTTATGGTCGTAAATTATTAGTCTTTTGACCCGAGACAACTTGAATGATTTACGTACTAGCATGTACTTTGattcgtttaccgactccattgaggtTGCCACAAcattgattgttgcactcccaagaacaggttgtccacaagtagtataattcagTGAGTCGGAGTGTCGTATCCATAGGAAaactaaggtaattacaagtccactataatttatttttgtttttgtttttgtttttaaattattttatccttagatgatgatttttatatgtttaaattatatagtCGAGATGAAAGGATTCAcccttggtattttaataaagttgaaataaataaacataattataatCTACTtattaaaatggttccaatatattaaataattattatttatattattgttatatattattctcttattaatatattatatacaccaaaacttataaatgttgtcaaatatttattgagttatatatttgtaaacatcaAATCAAGGTAACCACTTTAAATGGCTGGTAATActaaactaacatttaaatggtatcaaaaatttaatattataataatatccatatatagtaaatcaaagTAATCACTTTAAATTGTTGGTAATaccaaaataatatttaagtGGTAACAAGAATTTGGTGTAACATATAgcatcaataaataaaaaactctcacttataagtagggtataaaaatgcttaaataaAAGAAACTatatataacataaataataaataataattaaataattaaatattattactttattatcataccaagagtATTACCTTTCATCTCGATTTGGAAGATTAGCTACTCATGATGGAAATGAAGAACTTGGAATAAATGCTTAACATGATAATTTtattaaagtaaataaataaatagagaaAAATTATGAACTCAAAGTTTTGTTCAGAAAATGATGGATGATTTCCTTCATCAAAATACactcctatttataggccaaTTTGGGGAggcaaaagaaaataaaatatattttttacatataaTTGGTGCAATTTTTCTTCATGAATGACCCATGTCTTTATTGCATTTTGCACGCCATCTTTGACAATCTTGCCGACGGATTTGATTCTTTCACATAAAACAAATATTGTTtataattgagttttctgaattGTGGTAAAATTGTATATTTTTTACCAAGTAATTTGACAGATATGGTTAAAATATTCAAGCTAGAAAAAATTGTAATTCCAGTACAACTTTCGTTTGTTGCTCAATTTGACCTCAATTGTGAGAAGAATTTTATCCCaagatttttattaatattatggACATTGAAATCAAATTTATATAGGTTTAAGTATCATCTCATTCTCGTTTCTCAATCCAAAGTTGTACTTGTTATTCCAAACCtgtaaaaataacaaaaataatactATTATACAACACATATAtcttttatacaatttattataaaacttataaaatttaatatttaatacactttaaactataaaatactataaaaaaatatttaataagtatacatttttttattaattagagATCATCAGGCGACTAGGTTGGATGTAGTTTCAAATTACGTAGGACTCAATGTATTAcagtcggggattcactgctcACCTACGAGTGAAGATATCCAATacgatctgatgagttaatagtgcaaagaATATTTGGTCAGAGTAAGACATGTTCATTTTGAAAATGTGCTTTCTCAATTGCACACACcatgtcactattattactcaaagatacatcacattGTTGTCGAATTCATTTAAAACTCTCGATATAcaaatggttgcagattcgatcgggatatataagTTGAAGGTATCGTATTGTACGTTAACaataacttaaggttcttgcagacactattaATATTACATAGGGGATCATggagcgatgctactagacgttcTTACAATGATTCGAATGGTGTaatcagacttgagttatgacgtttttgATCAAATGGTTGATGAAAAAAATGGAGCTAATTAAGGTAAACCTGAATAGGAACAAATGTTTtgaatcacatgaagttgtGAACCCAGAGCTAGGTGTATCCTTAAACTGttaagggtcacacaagtaaTGAATTTTGTGTTCTCGTTAAGATAGTCAGTTTCAATAAGATGAATTTGGCGactgtagtttgatggagatcaaacaaatttcttataaaagagtttataagttgatttcATGTGATGAATGTTGTGGAATTTATTTTAACTGATAGTTAAGTTAAGATAGTGAAACTGTCTATTTTAGTGAAAGAGTTCACAAAACTGACATCTAACAAAAATAAAtcagtgaaaaatattgtttttcgaaaatttcattttacATTCTGTGAACGAGATTTGTACCTTCGATACATCAGTGTTGCCTGATCATCGATCGAGATTATAATGAGttctcaattatttatttagtaaatttaaaatatattaattaaataataaattataaaaagtgAATACTAAGTTTAAAATTCTCATTAAACATTCTAGAAGAATCtagattaaataaataaattaataattaattgattaactaaataaaagttatttaatttaaagcttacataaatatatatgtgtatatatgcttgtatatgtgtgtgtatatatctattgtattattaaaagttcataataatttatttatgcatgagATTTTCAAGAGTTGAAAATACATATACGAGAGTTTTTGAATAATGAAAAACAGTATCATGGTTAAAGGAGAGTCCTGATTTGATGAGGAAAAGACTTTTATATATGTGTAATCAATAGTTGAATTATACACAATTTTtacacacaagtttttgtacaCCAAATTTTGTCTTCCAAATTTGACAACACAAAAACAATCTCTCTTCTTCCTCACAAAAGGATTCGACCCACCATCTTCCACCACATCACTGTTGTGATGCTGTCGCACAACCGCCGCAGCACAGCCGCCATCTCACCggatttctgaaattttggtgaTCAATTCTCGACGCAAATTTCTCTTAGATCTTTAGTGCGATCGATACGAAGAATCAGTTTTTAATCGTGAACCTGATTAGACGattaaagaagaagaagaagaaagatcTGTTCGTAGGGAGTTTTATCAAGGGTATCTCGGGTTAGAATCCGGATAGTTGGAAACAACATTATATACGCAAGAGTAAATTATTCTAAAACACCTTATAAATTGTTTAAATCACATGACacccaaaaaaattttaaaggtcaaaacaaaaatttttaaactttcaaTTGTTCTCTGGGTGGGAGAAACGGTACTCCAACAATTTATCTATAGGTTTTATTTTTAAGTCAAATCTCTTCAATGGTGCATCATAAATATTCGGTGTCATATCAGCACTATGCTATAACAAACCTAATAAGAGTTTTAACTGCTTAAattatatatgaaaaaaaaaatttacaggAAGCATATGATAATTTCTAAAGAAAAAATGAATTATTGTTTTTCGCCTAAATGCTATAGAATGCATTAGTTGTTATGAAAAGATAATTTATTCACTACAtatctgataccagctataaatATCTCCCCACAGATGACGTTACTCACATTTCCTCCTTTTAGAACACATGCAGGTCCGAACCAAAAGATAAATTTGTAACCATTTGACATTAACAAACTCTATCCAGTGTCCGAATCAGTCGACTCGCTCAACTTTTAGGCGCTTTTGGGTTCTCGAATCACCAACTTTCACTCGTTCGGTGATTAATAATCGAGGTCGATCGGAGAAATACAACTTTGAAAGTTCAACAGTACCTTGGCAGGAGTACTGCTTGATATTGACTCAGCTCTCTATTCCTGCTTCTTGCATCACATTGCAACAATTTGATACATCTTCCTGCAAGACACACGCATTAACCCGATTAACTGATCGACCTTTCAAGaattctaaatattttattataatcaGAAAAATTGCCATTTTTGTCCAATAAGTTGAcataattttgattttggtCCTCTGTTTAgttaaatttagatttattttgataactttatttattttgaaattagtAATTTTTAGCCTTTGTAAGGATGTGGCGTCAGATACATCGACAATATCCCACAATAATTGGCATGATCATGTCTGCACTCGTACGAAAAACATTGTAAAATTGCAAAGCAATAAAAGATGTCGCACTAAAACTCAATTTTGattgtttttaatatttttctaaaaCATATTAATACATTATTTTCGCATTTGATTACCTAAATCAATAAAATACACCCGATCTCTTTACTTGATTAAAAAGACatacatttattaaattgtaaaTTCACTCTATGAAATAATAAGGAAAATCAATCCAATATCTTGTTCAATTTTGGGTTTCTTTGCATTAAGTTTTCCAAATTTTGTTTTGTTATAATAACTTTTAATCTTTCAGCTATTTTGATTTAATTGCTGATGTGATATTGGAAAATACTGACGTGACATCTTCAATATCATATCAGCAATAAGACTAAAatagtaaaaaatatttaaaagtttgtgtttcaaaatcaaaatctgaaagatcCGAAATTGGACAAGTTAACCGACCAAAAAAACAATTCCCCAAATAATAAATCAGTAACTTGCCAATgaaataatatttcaaattataaagAGAATttagataataaaataaaaaaaagttttaGTACTCCgagatttacaaaaaaaattattttatatgatttctCAACAAGTTTTAGCACTCCgagaattttttaaaagaaaggtGGGTAAAAATTTATTTACCTCGTTTACGTATGAACAAGTGGAGAAAGCATTTCTGAAACAGGTAAATTGCGAAGGGTACAATTCTTGAGCAGAGCACAGGAGAGAAGAGGCACAAATCACTGATGGCTTGAATCCCAACAGTttaatttctaaaaataaaaattaattaattaattttcatCCATAAATTTGTTAAACTAAAATACCTGCatgtaaaaataaattaattaagtttcataaaatatttttactcaccATTTTGAGATTTAAGAATAATTTCGGTGGCTCTATGCTTCAATGCTTGAATCGATGGTCGTCCGTCAAATTCGAATAATGAGATGTAATAATTCACAAAAGAGAATGGATTAATGGAACGCATTCGCCATTGAAGAGCTTCAAGGATTATTAATTCCATTCTTTTGATCGTAAATGAATCGAATATATAATCACCATCCTCCTGCATGCATGCCCAAAAAattatagtatatatatatatatacatcaagaTTAATTTTTAACTAAAAATTCTATTTAGGCAATGATTTTTTCTCAAAATAGCACAATTTTTGCATGAAATATAAAGAATGATTCTAACATATTTATTCTAGTTCTTAgaacattttattattttattcaatcAAATATCTACTCATAATTtactaatatatttaaatattaatttatttttataaaagtgATTTATCTAACTAACTTAATTTATCTAAATAATAACTCAATATATCTATCTAAAACATTATATTAAACTGGACAagaattttagattttttggGGAAATgtgaaaattacaaaaataaccTCGGAATGAGGTGAATAATTGGAGTACAAAATCTAGACGTGACCACGGTTCGACCTTGATCAGCCGATTAAGGGTTGGGATCGAATGGCCGGTTCtttttttcctttccttttagaaacaaattaataaatcaaattaaagtttatgttttcctcttttaaatctttaaaaatcatacacaAAATACAACTTATACAAGATAATCATGACATATTCACAACTACTTTCGAACATCATAAATCTATTATCCCTTTCATGCGGTAAATAGCATATCTTCGTACGAAAACACAAAATTCCATGTATAAAATtaacagtgttttgtattcttacaaaaaaaaaaaaaaaaaaaaaagaaatcaaaACACATGTATTCAATTTGTAATTGCTTTgggtttgattttttttttttaaacacggGATTTTAAATGTCGATTGATTTTAGATAAGGAgttcttctcttttttttttattttcaacttTGACAGGCAAAAACGAGTATCAAATTCGCAAAgaaaactgaaattttaaattttatccatatttttaaatatatattaaatattacttACCTGAAGAAGAGGAACAGGAACGGCACAGTCCGGCCTCAACATTTTGAATGCCAGTAGAGAACAAGAAACAGCAGCGAGCTTCAGCATCCATAGCTTCCCAATCTGTATGCGCTGAGAGGAGACGAAGCGATCCATGTAATTAATGGCGAGATACGGAACGAACGGGTCGTCGTCCTTCCGAGGCAGACGAAGGATCGAAGAAATGGCTTCCCGGCGGAGCGTAGAGATCATATGTGAATCTACAGAATCGAGCAGCAAAGTTTGGATGTAGGATTGGAGAGGCATGTGATCGGTTTCGATTTCGAATAACATCGATGGGAGGTTTTGATCCGAAGGCGGGAATGGGTTTTCGAGATCAAATTCCAACTCCATTGATGATTCTTTGGAGGTCAGTTTGAAGCCCTTTTTCGCTGCAACTTCAACTCTTTAGACCTTCTCCTCTGCATAAATAAAGGTCCATTGGGAATGAGTATTTTGTTAATGTAAGAATATttgtcattcataaaaaaaaaacttgtaaACAATCTTAATTATATCTTAATATTTTCAATTTGATGTATTTTGGGGAAAAAATAATACTAAAAGAAATTACACTTTTTAAGGAAATTTAGTGgtgaaattattaataaatattaattatggATTGCATACAAAAGTAAATTTGATTGTAATCTATGAGTGATTACTTTACTCTTTTTGTAATTATATTAGACATTAGAatgttaatttaatatttaatatcaaTATATCTGAAAcatattataaaaatttcacAATTAATTGGTCAAACTCCCAAAACAAATCCACTTTCAAATTGATATtatactcttttttttttattacgaGAGATATATAACCCCAAAGCTTATGATGTATATTTGTAACGATGTCAATGGGTCCGGATTTTACCCAAACCCACAATGGACCCGCACGTATTGGGCGGGTTTGTGCAGACTAAATGGGTAATGGGACAGGTCTAGGATCCAATTTTTCAGATCTGTACGAGTATGGGGCGGTTCATGGGTCTTATAATACCCGTCTCATATATGTGAATATAAATACTTTGGATTttacttttattaattttcattttttaagtAGTCCACCTCAACCATAACGCTCTTAGTTATTCCTATGTCAACTATTGCATTTGAATCTGCTTCTAGCAATAGTGGAAGAATAATTGGTCCTCATCTTAGTAGACTTAATCCAACGACTTTGGAGGCATTGATGTGCTCTCGAAGATGGTTGTGTGGTGAGGTGAAAGGTAAATAAATCacagttttattttgttattgtactttcattttaatttttttttattgtacttTCTCtctttaaattacatttttttacaGTTTGAAAttatagttttattttttcaatgtacTTTCTCTCTTTAATTTTGTAGTTAATTTTTCAAGTAGTTTAACAACTTGTCCCACTATTCTTGATGAAGAGGAAGATGATCCCGAAGAATGTGTCTGAAATATTGCATACTcgctgattttatattgatctgtttaagttatgttatgacttatttttggtgatgtcaaGACTTTTTTAGAGAGTTAGTAActctttttatgtaattatttatgtcgtaaaaataatttgtttgttattattaagtgtggtcgaagacattaattaatttttcacAATATTGTATTTAGAGGTTTGTCTGTTTCACAATTCAGTCATGTGAGAagaaagattattatttttatttaaaaaaaatttgggtcTCACGGGTCTCATGGGTCTACCCGGCCCCGTTTCGTATTCGAGGTGGGACGGGTCCGAAGAATATTTAAACGGAGTGAGGCGGGTAGTGGGTCAATGTTTCTTTTCATGGGCGGGTCTTGGGTTTAGCCATACCCGCCCCATTGACATCTCTATATATTTGGTAAACTATGGATATGTGTTAGTGAATCATTAGATTAACAAAATTTTGGTATCTTGATGTAGCTTTTTTATAATATCAAAAGATTATATCACATATCtatatctttgagaaatatcaaCACGATCCATACCTGTtgtgaaataatatttttaacataaaaagtaatattttttcataggtCAAATTATGCAGGAGATCAATATCACAAAAATGACTCATGAAACggttacattaaaatttttatattccaaaaatatcttttaaattCCAAAATGTTAAACCCCCTTATCTCATATTTCGCTTTCTTTATTATCTCCTCCTATTGTTTAAACTAGTGTTTTTTGCTCCCGTTACGTGTTGAAATATTTATCAAAAgattataatttaaattaatgatttttttatatttttattaagaatGATAAactatttaagattttaaaaatataaataaagatatgattgaattttaaaatataaataaatataggattgaagatttaaaaagaaaaatttaaaaagaacGAATATTTTAggatgaaaaatgttttttaataaatttatgtaACGAAGGTATGATTGTAATTTCAAACAGGGTTCAGTAAATCAATTAGAAATTAGTTAGTAAATGAGTCTCAACTTTAACTAAATAATAagagtttaaaaataataattttcattttaaaagaaaaaaataataatttctatCTCCATTTTCTACGGATCATACGCATCGCATGTGCCATGAACCACTATATTAGGATCGAATTAGAGTTtagggggtgaatgaactcttttaaaattttgatatgaatCCACGTACGAataaaaagcaaacacgattaaatatgaatcgcgccctcaatttaataacgaacaaggaattcatgttgtcccgatcttttgaattcgtgttgtcccgatcttttgattcaagcaatacgtgattttcacctctaaactatgacaaatttagcaacaaataatcaaagaAACAATCGAAATttgacgaaccttcaaagaacaagcccttgacaatccgcgtaagaacgatcgacaaacgccacaaagttaaactttgataagtttgatttgaagaACAAAGCAAGGCTTTGAAtgttttgagagaaaactctaaaacTTTGATATTCAATCAATAATAATATGAATTGTGCGTAAATTTTCGTCCAAATATTGATTACAAattcaaaagatatcaaaagataaactaCCAAATTATCTAATGCTAAACATAAGGAAAGAATATTTTTCCCGCAACTGTGCCCGCCTGGGCGGTAACTTGTGTCCACCCGGGCGCGAGACTTTCGCATTTTTATTTTTGGGGCCGAAGGTGTCACGCTCGGGCCGTTAGTtgtgtccgcccgggcgcgaggcTCTCGCAGATTTTGCCTTTGCTACGCagatgtggcgctcgggcggtagtttaTACCCGCCCGGGCGCATTGCTATCGgaattcttcaacatttagtacTTGAATAATGCTCCTATGACTCCCAAactcactcccatgcatcatGAATCCTCCTAGGCTTGTAACCATGTTTGCAAGTTCTCCCCGATTGCTTGCGCGTCCATTCAATGCGTCCTTGAATTTCTTCATTCgccccctcgtgattggtccttCCGACAACTCCAAAGGATCCCATGCTTCCCTTGGGGCTTGGCCTACCAtgatcgcatcatcctccccttcttgaaaatgatttgtcctcaaatctttgcTACCTACACAAAAATGAGGCAAGTTATTAATAACAAGGATTATAtgaccaacatgcttacctttaaactTAAGTGTGTAGGTGCTATCGCCCACGTGTTCCATCAACGCTTTGAACTCCAACTCCAAGGTTGCCTTCACTATCAAATCACCAACCTCAACATACACCAAATAATaaatgacaccaaatgataaaatgtGATTAAGTATCACAACTATCAGATTACTCCCCTttttagacctagttaacacaaaAATAAGATCCATACATGTGTACATCCACAGTTCACTAAGAATAAAATTTAcctcatgcaatgaatatagaatgaaGAATTAATTCTCCTTAAACATATATCCATCATGAATAGAGGAATTATCATATTCTATCATGCACCTTTCAAAATCACCAGCTAAGTATATATCCTGCAAATGTGACACACTAAATGTACTAACCATGCTTTCATTATCACATCATATGAGTTTAATACCAACGCCGTCATGTCATTTCCATAATAAAGTCTCATCAATctgacaatttttgaaaattcaaaatcaatattaGTTGAATTTGATTCATGAAATATATTATCATCCTCAATTCTAAGATACTTAGGCAAAAAGGATAAGTCACAGTTATACCTCCTAAATATCACATGTTCAATACGCTCTCAAAACCCTTGAAAACGACAACACAAGGAACTAAGGTAACGAAGAAGGTCAT
This window contains:
- the LOC142519042 gene encoding putative cyclin-D6-1 — protein: MELEFDLENPFPPSDQNLPSMLFEIETDHMPLQSYIQTLLLDSVDSHMISTLRREAISSILRLPRKDDDPFVPYLAINYMDRFVSSQRIQIGKLWMLKLAAVSCSLLAFKMLRPDCAVPVPLLQEDGDYIFDSFTIKRMELIILEALQWRMRSINPFSFVNYYISLFEFDGRPSIQALKHRATEIILKSQNEIKLLGFKPSVICASSLLCSAQELYPSQFTCFRNAFSTCSYVNEEDVSNCCNVMQEAGIES